In a genomic window of Acropora muricata isolate sample 2 chromosome 2, ASM3666990v1, whole genome shotgun sequence:
- the LOC136909556 gene encoding apoptosis-resistant E3 ubiquitin protein ligase 1-like encodes MLGKIAVYTIGLALIFYRVQVYLTSRQEKLDLHVFLEENELLEYEAKLHKFGIHSKAIFARLDARKFLAQYSSFWEFFRFNSEKERLELASQKAEQEVLLLSHLQKLRIDTKYFRKLLSHGINSVEQFQENLDSVVLRKIFEYDDLLKLQDAAPRKDDQFADSFPLRSAITIFSFSWWTFKFACKMIFIILSFVLSMVFVWGGISHLQKKSRQSQTSILKYMFGSTMEPKFTSVTWEKTDPYVVGESMIFFIHFYRMNLFPYPVSPDDPILIEIMHKDTLVASSREYGGENWGRSNTMKVSFTVREAGTYRISILARGMPIRGSPFKKDFLPGTIDPSKCVILEGGSLLEVRKNIYTPLTVEARDKFGNICPLSLQDVKSYTVEVTEIGSSVKVDPELVIFPDGDEKNNVLCIKLDWEGCFSAVVKYNGVPVSQGQFTVISLNSEEAKQVDENIKKQCWNVWYEAYLLRHAESSQTNGSSLSSGTPPWMIIQPLVNFDNTVNGGASKKPSRVYCYISKKHLSIKEFYIKIIPRRLYGFRVRPSTKIILHPLDLNMEHPTFTVDDGYQSPVTIMCKERNVLVATFSRLLLRKIGGSESFNDKKDFFYRELVAHLGRKGGEVMLKIDRQKILETSYQATVRTLYSSDWLRLFTIKFKDELGVDWGGLRREWFELLCKALFSHESGFFTRFNEDDPQALVHPNSRRPLSKKLKFYEFAGRVVGKCLYESALGSSRRLNVKARFSRSFLAQLLGLRVCYKYFESDDKDLYRSKIKYIEETDPEDLGLVFAEEEYDRQGRLEKTVDLKPGGSHIPVTESNKMEYLDLLAQYRLSSSCKQEIEAFAKGLNEFVPENLLSVFDEYELELLMCGTGDISVSDLRQHHNVIDSGSSFRKSLDWFWTIVTSFTQDELARLVQFITGSSQLPPGGFAELSPQIQISSAPTTDALPSAHTCFNQLCLPSYSSFTEMQKKLVLAINEGSEGFSMV; translated from the exons ATGCTTGGAAAGATCGCTGTTTATACCATTGGTTTAGCGCTCATATTTTATCGCGTACAAGTGTACCTCACTTCGAGGCAAGAAAAACTTGATTTGCATGTATTCTTGGAGGAAAATGAGCTTTTGGAATATGAAGCCAAGTTGCACAAATTCG GTATTCACTCAAAAGCTATCTTTGCAAGACTTGATGCTCGCAAGTTTCTTGCACAATACAGTTCCTTTTGGGAATTTTTCCGATTTAATTCAGAGAAAGAGAGACTGGAATTGGCTTCACAGAAAGCTGAACAAGAAGTGTTGCTCTTGTCACACTTGCAGAAGTTAAGAATAGATACTAAATACTTCAGAAAGCTGTTATCCCATGGGATAAATAGCGTAGAACAATTCCAAGAGAATTTGGATTCAGTTGTGCTGAGGAAGATCTTTGAATATGACGATCTCCTCAAGTTACAAGATGCAGCTCCAAGAAAAGATGACCAATTTGCTGACTCGTTCCCTTTGAGAAGTGCAATAactatcttttctttttcctggtGGACTTTCAAATTTGCTT GTAAAATGATTTTTATCATCCTAAGCTTTGTTCTGAGCATGGTGTTTGTTTGGGGTGGAATTTCtcacttgcaaaaaaaaagcagacaaaGTCAAACCTCAATCTTGAAGTACATGTTTGGCTCAACAATGGAACCCAAGTTCACATCAGTGACATGGGAGAAGACAGATCCATATGTGGTTGGGGAGTCAATGATATTTTTCATTCAT ttttaccgAATGAATCTTTTTCCATATCCAGTATCACCGGATGATCCCATCTTGATTGAAATCATGCACAAAGACACACTTGTTGCATCTTCACGTGAATATGGGGGTGAAAATTGGGGAAGAAGCAACACCATGAAAGTGTCTTTTACTGTGAGGGAGGCTGGTACCTACAGAATTTCAATTCTTGCCAGAGGGATGCCAATAAGAGGGAGTCCATtcaaaaaagactttttacctg GAACAATTGACCCATCCAAGTGTGTCATTTTAGAAGGTGGATCTCTGCTTGAAGTTCGGAAGAATATTTACACGCCTCTTACTGTTGAGGCACGAGACAAATTTGGCAACATCTGCCCACTGTCACTTCAAGATGTAAAATCATATACAGTTGAAGTCACTGAG ATTGGGAGCAGCGTTAAGGTAGATCCCGAATTGGTGATCTTTCCTGATGGTGATGAAAAGAACAATGTCCTTTGCATCAAGTTGGATTGGGAAGGTTGTTTCAGTGCTGTGGTCAAATATAATGGTGTTCCAGTCAGCCAGGGACAATTCACTGTTATCTCTCTAAACT CAGAAGAAGCTAAACAGGTTGATGAGAACATAAAAAAGCAATGTTGGAATGTGTGGTACGAAGCATACCTTCTCAGACATGCAGAATCAAGCCAGACAAATGGATCTTCGCTTTCTTCTGGTACTCCTCCATGGATGATAATTCAACCGCTAGTTAATTTTGACAACACAGTTAATGGAGGTGCCTCTAAAAAGCCAAGTAGAGTCTATTGCTACATTTCCAAGAAG CATTTATCCATAAAAGAATTCTACATCAAGATTATTCCTCGCAGATTGTATGGATTTCGTGTTCGGCCATCAACTAAG ATAATTCTGCACCCCCTTGATCTCAACATGGAACACCCAACTTTCACTGTTGATGATGGTTACCAGTCTCCTGTGACTATCATGtgcaaagaaagaaatgtcTTGGTTGCAACATTCTCAAGACTTCTCCTCAGGAAAATTG GTGGATCAGAAAGTTTCAACGATAAAAAAGATTTCTTTTATCGTGAACTAGTGGCCCATCTTGGTCGTAAAGGAGGCGAAGTGATGTTGAAGATTGATCGACAAAAGATTTTAGAGACT tcttatCAGGCTACTGTCAGGACGCTATATTCCAGTGATTGGCTGCGTCTctttacaataaaattcaaaGATGAATTAG GCGTTGACTGGGGTGGCCTGCGTCGCGAATGGTTTGAATTGTTATGCAAGGCTTTATTTTCTCATGAAAGTGGTTTCTTCACTCGATTTAATGAAGATGATCCACAAGCCCTG GTTCACCCTAATTCTAGAAGACCTCTCAGTAAGAAGCTGAAGTTTTACGAGTTCGCTGGTCGAGttgttggaaaatgtttgtACGAATCGGCTTTGGGTTCATCTCGGAGACTGAATGTTAAAGCCCGTTTTAGCAGATCATTTCTGGCTCAACTGCTTGGACTTCGCGTCTGCTACAAG TATTTCGAAAGCGACGATAAGGATCTCTATCGCAGCAAGATAAAGTACATCGAAGAGACAGACCCAGAAGACCTGGGACTAGTCTTTGCTGAAGAAGAGTATGATAGGCAGGGGCGCCTAGAGAAG ACAGTAGACTTGAAGCCTGGTGGCAGCCACATTCCGGTGACAGAATCAAACAAGATGGAATATTTGGATCTCCTGGCACAGTATCGTTTATCCTCCTCTTGCAAGCAAGAAATTGAAGCTTTTGCAAAAG GTTTGAATGAATTTGTTCCAGAAAACCTTCTAAGCGTCTTTGATGAATACGAATTGGAG CTATTAATGTGTGGAACAGGAGATATAAGCGTGTCCGATTTGAGACAGCATCACAACGTTATTGACAGCGGATCATCATTTAGAAAG AGTCTGGACTGGTTTTGGACCATCGTGACAAGTTTCACGCAGGATGAACTTGCTCGTCTAGTGCAGTTTATTACAGGCTCCTCACAGCTCCCCCCTGGGGGATTCGCTGAACTCTCGCCCCAGATCCAGATTTCCTCAGCTCCCACTACAGATGCACTTCCATCAGCTCACACCTG tttcAACCAACTTTGTTTACCGTCGTACTCATCGTTTACGGAGATGCAGAAGAAACTGGTTCTCGCTATAAACGAGGGAAGTGAAGGATTCTCCATGGTTTGA
- the LOC136909567 gene encoding uncharacterized protein gives MEFGLEKCSKATFKKGKLTTTENIQIDLDTTIQQLEQEGTYKYLGVNEGDGIQHAKMKEKIKKEYYRRIRMITKSELNAINRTEAINTLATPVVTYSFNIVDWKMEQIRKLDRKTRKLLTMERMHHPRADLDRMYLPRNKGGRGLIQLEIAYKTATIGLDAYLNATKNDPLLVIAKEHEKAKKKYSVASQATVFRRELNLPEVLEAENEAPTVYARNVKQKAKHQAQVQLKQKWEDKSMHGQYPKRVNEKDVDQRMTNQWLKSGGLKSETEGFIIAAQDQAIKTNYYRRNILNDGTDPMCRICGQYQETIDHIVAGCPELAKTEYLHRHDKAASYLHWNICKELNINVEEKWYEHEPQTVTERDNITILWDMPIQTDREIKANRPDIVIKDKQEKSCLLIDMSIPTEKNTSVKVTEKLSKYKDLEIEIERMWGMKATTIPVVIGALGLIKKGLEKYTKQIPGNIKISELQKIALLGTSRILRKTLSIKTSTSF, from the coding sequence ATGGAGTTTGGTTTAGAAAAGTGCTCCAAGGCTACattcaaaaaaggaaaacttaccaCCACTGAAAACATACAAATTGATCTTGATACTACCATTCAACAACTAGAACAAGAAGGTACATACAAATACCTGGGAGTGAATGAAGGGGATGGGATACAGCAcgccaaaatgaaagaaaagattaaaaaagaGTATTACCGCAGAATACGAATGATAACAAAATCTGAACTCAATGCAATTAACAGAACGGAAGCCATCAACACACTGGCTACCCCAGTTGTAACCTACAGCTTCAACATCGTTGACTGGAAAATGGAACAGATCAGAAAACTAGATAGAAAAACCAGAAAACTACTCACCATGGAAAGGATGCACCACCCAAGAGCAGACCTGGATCGAATGTACCTCCCCAGAAATAAGGGCGGTAGAGGCCTGATACAACTGGAGATTGCATATAAGACTGCTACAATAGGCCTAGATGCTTATCTCAATGCCACCAAAAATGATCCCCTTCTTGTGATTGCTAAAGAGCATGAAAAAGCCAAAAAGAAGTACTCAGTAGCTAGCCAGGCCACAGTGTTTAGAAGAGAGCTCAATCTTcccgaagtactggaagctgaGAACGAAGCTCCAACTGTCTATGCCAGAAATgtcaaacaaaaagcaaaacatcaGGCCCAAGTTCAGTTAAAGCAAAAATGGGAAGATAAATCAATGCATGGGCAATACCCAAAAAGAGTAAATGAGAAAGATGTGGACCAACGAATGACCAATCAGTGGCTTAAGTCAGGTGGGCTGAAGTCTGAAACGGAGGGCTTTATCATTGCTGCCCAAGACCAAGCCATTAAGACCAATTACTATCGCCGCAACATCCTAAACGATGGTACAGACCCAATGTGCAGGATATGTGGTCAATACCAGGAAACCATTGATCATATCGTGGCAGGGTGCCCTGAGCTGGCCAAAACTGAATACCTACACAGACATGACAAAGCCGCCTCATACCTACACTGGAACATATGCAAAGAGCTAAATATAAACGTAGAAGAGAAATGGTATGAGCATGAACCCCAAACAGTAACAGAAAGAGACAACATCACAATTTTGTGGGATATGCCAATTCAGACAGACCGTGAGATAAAGGCCAACAGACCAGACATtgtaataaaagacaaacaggaGAAAAGCTGCCTACTCATTGATATGTCCATCCCTACTGAAAAGAACACTTCAGttaaagttactgaaaagctgtcaaaatacaaagacctcgaaatcgagattgagcgaatgtgggggatgaaggccacaacgatcccagttgtgattggagcgctgggactaataaaaaagggcttggagaaatacaccaaacaaatcccgggtaacatcaaaattagtgaactacagaagattgcactgctaggaacatctcgcatcctacgaaagacactttctatcaagacttctacctcattttag